The DNA window AGATGGTACACAATTAGATTTTGTCAAAGAAGGTTTAAACGAAGGGTTTAAATTTACCAATCCAAATGTAAAAGAAGAATGCGGTTGTGGTGAAAGTTTCCACGTTTAATTTTAGCCTTTCGAATTAAATTTGCTTACCTAAGAGAATGTTTAAATTATGCAAACCCCCTTTGATATTTTTGAACTGGCTGTTGAGTTTGATCTGAATCTTGAACAACTATCACAACGTTACCTTGCTTTACAGAAAAATTTACATCCAGATAATTTTACGGCAACAGATGAACAACAACAACGTTTAGCATTACAACGTTCTTCACAAATTAATGATGCTTATCAAATCTTAAAAGATCCGATATCCCGAGCAGAAGCGATTTTAGCAATAGGTACGCAACAAGCGGTGGCTACTGAACAGACTAATCAGGATCTCACTTTTTTGATGCAACAAATGGCTTGGCGAGAGCAGTTAGAAGCGTTAGAACAGCAAGCACAATCAACGGATATATCAGCAGAGTTAAATAGTTTGCAACAAGACGTGGAAGAATTACAACAACAACAAACAGAACAATTACGTTTGCAATTAGCTCAGAAACAGTGGGAAACTGTTAAACAAATTATAGATAGATTAAAATTTATTAAAAAATTGCAACAAGAAATAGAACGCTTAGAAGAAAAATTGTTCGATTTCTAAATAAATGGAATAAATTATGGCATTACTACAAATAGCAGAACCGGGTAAGAGTGCTGCTCCTCATCAACATCGTTTAGCGGTAGGTATTGATTTAGGCACTACAAATTCGTTGGTTGCTAGTGTACAAAGTGGCAGTAGTCAAATTTTACTTGATGAACAAAATCAAGTATTAACGCCTTCAATAGTTCATTATGCTGAAAATCAGGTTTTAGTTGGTAAGCTCGCAGCAGAGAAAGCGGTCATCGATCCGCAAAATACTGTTATTTCCGTGAAACGTTTAATTGGACGTAGTTTAGCTGATATTACACAACGCTACCCTCATTTACCTTATCAACTCCAAGCTAGTGAAAATGGTTTACCGCTATTATCTACCCCTCAAGGCTTACGTAGTCCAATCGAAGTATCGGCAGATATTCTTAAACATCTAGCAAGTTTTGCTGAAAAACGTCTAGGAGGAGAATTAGTCGGTTGTGTGATTACTGTGCCTGCATATTTTGATGATGCTCAACGTCAAAGCACCAAAGATGCGGCTCGTTTAGCTGGATTAAATGTTTTACGCTTATTAAATGAACCAACCGCAGCAGCAATCGCTTATGGTTTAGATAGTGGGCAAGAAGGGGTAATCGCAGTTTATGACTTAGGTGGTGGTACTTTTGATATTTCCATTTTACGTTTAAACAAAGGCGTTTTTGAAGTTTTAGCGACTGGTGGTGATACTGCATTAGGTGGTGATGATTTTGATCATTTATTAGCTGATTATATTGTTGAACAAACGCAAAAAGCACCTCAAGATTCGCAACAAAAACGCCAGTTATTAGAGTTAGCGATTCAAACTAAAATTCAATTATCTCAACAAGCTTCTTGTGAGATTGAGTGGCAAGGATCTAAAGTTATTGTTACTCAAGAGCAATTTAATTTATTAATTCAGCCGTTGGTTAAACGTTCATTAATGGCATGTCGGCGAGCATTGAAAGATGCAGGGGTTAGTTTAGAAGAAGTGGTTGCAACTGTGATGGTCGGTGGTTCAACCCGTGTGCCTTTTGTACGTCAGCAAGTTGCTACTTTTTTTGGTAAAGCACCATTGACAAGTATTGATCCCGATAAAGTTGTAGCGTTAGGAGCAGCAATTCAAGCGGATATTCTAGTTGGTAATAAACCTGACAGTGATATGTTATTACTTGATGTTATTCCTCTTTCATTAGGGATTGAGACGATGGGAGGATTAGTTGAGAAAATTATTCCACGGAATACGACTATTCCAGTAGCCAGAGCACAGGAGTTTACCACCTTTAAAGATGGTCAAACTGCAATGTCTGTACATATCGTGCAAGGAGAGCGAGAACTGGTGGCAGATTGTCGTTCATTAGCTCGCTTTAGTTTACGTGGTATTCCACCAATGGTTGCGGGTGCGGCACATATCCGTGTTACATATCAAGTTGATGCTGATGGGCTATTGAGTGTAACTGCAATGGAAAAATCAACTGGCATACAATCTTCAATTCAAGTTAAACCTTCTTATGGTTTAACCGATGAAGAAATTAGCCAAATGATCCAATCCTCATTGCAGAATGCAAAAACAGACATGCAAGCAAGAGAGTTAGCCGAGCAACGAGTTGAAGCAGATCGGGTATTGGAAAGCGTAAGATCAGCGTTAGCGGCTGACCAACAATTATTAACAGAGCAGGAACGGCAAGTTGTTGATCGTGCGTTAAACCATTTAGAACAGACTAAACAGCAAGGAACAAGCAGCCAAATTATGCTTGCGATTAAAGAGGTAGATCTTGCGACAAGAGAGTTTGCAGCTCGGCGAATGGATCAATCTATTAAGAAAGCCTTATCCGGGCAATCGCTAGAACAATTAGAAACAACGTCTAAATAGAGTAAGGAAAGAATTATGCCTAAAATTGTATTTTTACCAAATACTGAACTTTGTCCAGAAGGAATGGTTGTTGAAGCTGAAACTGGAGAAAGTATTCTTGATGCAGCATTACGCTCAGGAATAGAAATTGAACATGCTTGTGAAAAATCTTGTGCTTGTACCACTTGCCATGTTGTTGTACGGGAAGGATTTGATTCTTTGAATGATAGCACAGATTTAGAAGATGATATGTTAGATAAAGCTTGGGGATTAGAAGTGGATAGCCGCTTAAGCTGTCAAGCAATAGTAGGTGATGAAGACCTAGTTGTTGATATTCCTCGTTATACAGTGAATCATGCTCGAGAAGAACATTAAAAGGAAACAAAAATGAAATGGCAAGATAGTCAGCAAATTGCGGAAGAACTTTATGATAAGTTTCCTGATTTAGATCCAAAAACGGTGAGGTTTACTGATCTACATCGTTGGATTTGTGAATTAGAAGGGTTTGATGATGACCCAGAAAAATCAAATGAAAAAATCTTAGAAGCAATTTTGTTGTGTTGGTTAGATGAATTTGATGATTAATCTAAACTAATATTTCAACTAAAAAGACTGAATATTATTATTCAGTCTTTTTAGTTTGATGGAAAAATAAATAAAGAATTTAAAATATTTATTAGATAAAAGAAAACCTATATCCTAAAATAATATTAAGATATAGGCATATAAATTTAAATTATAGTGTATTGATTAGATCTGAAAATTCTTTAATTTCTAGTTGTTGTTCTTTGATAATTTGTTCTGCAATTTCTTTTACTTTTTTATCTTTGGTTAAAGCAAGTATTTGATATGATGCTTGAATAGCACCTTGATGATGTGGAATCATACTAATTAAGAAATCTTTATCAATATTTCCACTGGATTTAACCATCATCGCAACCATCATTTCATTCATAGAATTTTTACTTTGATTAACAAAATTTTGATATTCTTGTTTTGAAATTTTGGTCGTTGTATAGTCTTTCTTAGCTAATATTTGTTTAAATAAAGCAACTTCTGCTTCTTGGGTTTTAATAATATTTTTTGCAATCTTAATTAATTTCGGATTTTTCGTATATTTTAATAAAATTTTTGATGAATCAATCGCACCTTGATGGTGTGGGATCATATTTGCCAGATAATCTTTTTCAATATCGCCACTTTCTGAATAAGGGGTTTTCATCATCTCTGCGTGCATACTATTAGCAATTTGAGCGGAAATATCATCTGAATTAAGCGTATGTACTGAATGGCTATTATGTGCGGTATGGTTAGTATTACTAGTATGATTATAGTTTGCCTGATGCCCAGAGTTATGTGAGTTGTGATTTTCAGCATATCCATTAATATAGATAGAACAGCCTAATATCGAGAGAAAAAGGGAAGTAAGTTTTAATTTCATTTCTGAATCCTCATATATTTTGAAGGGAAATGAATTCTAGCATAGCGTATTATGAAATAAAGTATCTATAATCTTATTTTATCTTTTTTACAAATAGATAAAAAAATAAAATTCTGATACTTTATAACATAATATTCAAAATAGCCGTATTTTATATAAATTAAATCGAATGATTATATTTAATTCTATAATAAATTAACTAATTCTTCGGCTAGTCCGAGATAATTAGCTGGGGTAAGTTGTTTTAAACGTTCTTTTTCAGCGAATGGTAATTCTAATTGATCAATAAACTGTTGTATGGCTTGTTGATCAACTTTTTTTCCTCGGGTGAGTTCTTTTAATTTTTCGTACGGTTTTTCGATGCCATAACGTCGCATCACCGTTTGAATTGGTTCTGCTAATACTTCCCAATTTTGATCGAGTTCAGCGAGTAAATGAGGTTGGTTTACTTCTAATTTGCTAATTCCTTTGCAGGTTGAGGTATATGCGATTAAACAGTAACCCAATCCAACACCTAAATTACGTAACACAGTTGAATCAGTTAAATCACGTTGCCAACGAGAAATAGGTAATTTTTGCCCTAAGTGTTGCATAATTGCATTGGCTAAACCTAAGTTGCCTTCTGAATTTTCAAAATCAATCGGGTTAACTTTATGTGGCATTGTTGATGAACCAATTTCACCCGCAACCGTTTTTTGTTTGAAATGTCCAACAGAAATATAGCCCCATATATCTCGATTAAAATCAATGAGGATCGTATTAAAACGGCTAATGCAATCAAATAACTCAGCAATGTAGTCATGCGGTTCAATTTGGGTGGTATATGGATTCCATTTAATTCCTAAACTTTCAACAAATTCTTGGCTAAATTGATGCCAATTAATTTCTGGGTAGGCTGAAATATGAGCATTATAATTTCCTACTGCACCATTTATTTTCCCGAGGATCTCAATTTGTTCTAATTGTTTTAATTGGCGTTGTAAACGATAAACCGTATTTGCCATTTCCTTGCCTAAGGTTGTTGGAGTCGCAGGTTGCCCGTGAGTGCGAGATAAAAGTGGAACCGCTTTATATTTACTGGCAAGTTGTGTAATTTGAGTAATGAGTTGTTGCCATTCAGGAAAAAGAATGTGTTGGCAAGCAGTTTTTAACATCAAAGCGTGAGAAAGATTATTAATATCTTCTGATGTACAAGCAAAATGAATAAATTCGCTGACTTGTGCTAACTCTGGGAGTTGCTGACATTTTTCTTTTAAAAAGTACTCAACCGCTTTAACATCGTGATTAGTAGTTTTTTCGATTTCTTTAATTCTTTCTGCATCACTTAAATTGAAATGGGTGATAAGGTGTTCTAAATAGCGATTTGCGTCATCAGAAAGGGGAGCAACTTCTTTTATTTCACTGGTATGAGCTAATTTTTGTAGCCAACGGATTTCAACGATAACTCGATATTTTAATAAACCAAATTCACTAAAAATATCACCTAACTTTGTGGTTTTGTTTTGGTAGCGTCCATCTATTGGTGAAACAGCGGTTAAAGGGGTTAATTGCATAGGTTCTCCATAATTATTTTTTAAGATAATGATTCGGTATAAAGTTTTTTTGCAGCATCAATCAGTTTGCGACGAGAAAATAACAGTTTCCATTTTGAACCACCGCTTTGTCGCCATAAAACAGCAGAACGAATACCAGCTAACAATACTGCCCGAATACTGTCTTGAATATAAGGGGTTTTTAATTTTTCTATTGAGCCTTTAACTTGGATTTTAGTTCCTAAAGGACTAATAATATCGCTATATATACCAGCTAATATTTTTAATGCTTGTTCGTGGGTAATATTATTATCAAATAAAGGAATTTGGTTTGGTAAAAATTGAATGCGTTTTGCAAGTTCTGTTTTAGCGTTTATATTGCGTTCTAATTTACTTTCTAAAGCAAGTAATCCAATCCAATATCGGCTAATTTCGTTATTAAAACTACTTTGATTGCCAGTCAGTTGTTCAAGTAATATGGTCAGACCTAAGTTTAAGTTTGCTACATCAGTATAAACAGAAAGTGTTGTATCTGGTGTCAAGATTAATAGGCTGTTTAAACTGGTTGTTAGTGCAGTTTGATCGGCAGTGCCTTGATATGCAAATTGTTGGACTAATTTAGCGACTTGGCATACTCCTGCAAGTGCTAAAGCCATATCACGATAATTACTCATACCTCCAAAATCCTCTCTAATTCTTTAAAAACGGTCAATTTAAAAATAAAAGTTATTGCTAATCATTATAAACATTAAATTGATTTGATTATCAATTTTTCAGTCAGATTAAAACTGAGCAGGTAGATTAAATGTCATTAATTCTCCAGTGATCGGGTGGGTGATCGTCAACTGTTCTGCGTGTAGGCATAAACGAGAAGATAACTTTCTGGCAAAAGGTGGGGCATAAAATTTATCGCCTAGAATAGGATGCCCTAATGCTAACATATGCACTCTTAACTGGTGAGATCGTCCTGTTATCGGAGTTAATTTAACTCGAGTGGTATTATTAGGATACCGCTCTAGCACTTGGTATTGAGTGATCGCTTTTTTACCGAGCGTGAAATCAATGCGTTGTCTTGGACGATTTTCCCAATCACAAATTAGAGGGAAATTTATTTCCCCCTGATCTTGTGTTAAATGCCCCCATACTAAGGCTTGATAATGTTTTTTCGGTTCTCTTTCACGAAATTGGCGTTTAAGTTCTTTTTCTGCTGCCTTGGATAAAGCAAACAGTAGAATACCACTGGTTGCCATATCTAAACGGTGGGCAGGTTCAGTAAAACCGAATTTTTGTGCTACTCGACTCATTGCACTGTCGTGATATTCAGGGCGATTGCCGGGAACGGAAAGTAAACCACTTGGTTTGTTGATCACTGCAATATGGTTATCTTGGTAAACTATCTCTAGCCAAGGTTCCATTGGTGGGTGATATGCAAGCAATGCCATTCTTATTCCTTATTACTAATGATGACTCGAAGACTATCTAAATACCAGTTGGCTTGTGCTAAATGGGATAGTGAGAGTGCTTGTGCTTCTTCTAAAGCGGTAATTTCATCTGCTCGAATATTTTTGTTCACTGCTTGTAAAGCAGTTAAACGTTGTAATTCTGCTGATAAGGTTTCATTTGCTTGTTGTGTGGCTTGAGTAATAATTCTCTCTGCAAGTGGCGTTATTAACTCATTCCCTGTTTTTAATAAACGTTCAATATCATCTTTCGCCATTTTAACCACTTTATTTGCCATTTTTTTATTCAGTGGTTTAAGTTGTTTCTCTAATCCGTTAAAAGAGACTTGTTCACCCAAATTATTCCCTTTCAGGTCGAGTAATAATCGCACTGGTGTTGGTGGTAAGAAACGTGTCAGTTGTAACCCTTTTGGAGCTTGTGCTTCAATAATATAGATTAATTCAAGTAACAGTGTTCCTGCTGGTAAGCCTTTGTGAGGTAATAAACATACAGCTGTTTTACCAATATCGCCACTGGTAATTAGATCGATACCATTGCGAATCATTGGATGATCCCAAGTAAGAAACTCTAAATCTTCTCGAGCTAATGCTAATGAACGATTGAAGGTTACCGTACTCCCTTCTTCTTTTAAGCCCGGAAAGTCAGGGATTAACATATTGCCACTAGGGCTAATTACGATGCTATCTTCCCCTAAATCTTCTTGTTCTAAGCCAATAATATCAAAGAGGTTGAGTGTAAAATTAATTAATTCAGGGGTATTATCTTGTTGAGCAATCTGACTTGCTAATAATTGTGCATCGTCTCCACCATTAGAATTTAACTCTAATAAACGATCTCGCCCCTGTTCTAATTCGGCTTTTAGTTTTTGTTGTGTTTTATAGGTTTCTGCTACAAAGGCTGAAAATTCATCTGTTTCAGGTAAATTTTGTAAGTATTCGGCGAGTTTTGTTTGATATTTGGCAAAAATTGCTGAACCCATTGGACAGGTTTCTTCAAATGCGTTTAGCCCTTGGTGGTACCATTCGCATAAGATCATTTGTGAAGTTTGATCAAAATAAGGAACATGAATTTGAATATCACGTGTTTGTCCAATTCGATCTAAACGTCCAATACATTGCTCTAGTAAATCAGGGTTGTTTGGTAAATTAAATAGCACTAAATGGCAAGCAAACTGGAAATTACGCCCTTCCGAACCAATATTAGAACTTAATAAAACCTGTGCCCCTTCTTCCTGTTGAGCAAAATAGGCAGCGGCACGATCTCGTTCTACAATTGACATTTTTTCGTGGAATACGGCTGAACGAATCGCTTCTTTTTCTCGTAGAATTTGTTCTAATTGGATTGCTGTTGTTGCGTGTTGGCAAATAACCAGTACTTTCTCATCTCGGTGATTTTTTAAAAAGGTGATTAACCATTCGATCCGAGGATCAAATTCCCACCAAGTAGCATCAGGATTAAGTTTTTGGAAAACTTGTTCGGGATAAAGTGTCCCATTCTCAATTTTTTCACCTAAAAGAGTCAGTACTTTTAACGCATTTTGATACTGTTTTGGTAATGCTAATTTAATTTGGTGTAATTGACGTTGTGGAAACCCTTTGACACCTTGGCGAGTGTTACGGAAAAGTAAACGGCTAGTACCATGGCGATCGATCAGGTTGCGAATTAACTCTTGTCGAGCATTGAAACGCTCTTCTGAAGAGAGTGTTTGTGCATTAATGATTTTTAGTAATGGTTCAATATCTTGCTCTGATAACAGTTCACAGAGATTATTTTGTTCTGTGGTAGTTAAGGGAGTATCGCTGAGTAAAGTATTTACTGCCATTGCAACTGGTTGATAATGTTTCTGTTCTTCTACAAACGCCGTGTAATCATAAAAGCGATTTTTATCAAGTAAACGTAACCGTGCAAAATGGCTTTCTTGTCCCAATTGTTCTGGGGTTGCGGTAAGTAATAAGATAGCAGGAATTGTATTGGCTAGTTGTTCCACCAGTTGATATGCCATACTTGGTGAGTGTTGATCCCATTCTAGGTGGTGAGCTTCATCGACAATTAACATATCCCAATCGGCATCGGTGAGTTCTGCCATACGATTAGGCTGTGATATTAGCCAATCAATCGAGCAAATCACGAATGATTCACTATTAAATGGATTAACCTTGATACTTCTGCCGTTTTCTTCTTTACGATCTAATTCTTGGCAACGTTCTTCATCAAAGAGGGAGAAATGCAAATTAAAGCGACGTAGCATTTCAACTAACCATTGATGTTGCAAACTATCTGGCACTAAGATTAATACTCTTTCTACTCTGCCAAGAAATAATTGTTGTTGTAAAATCATACCCGCTTCAAGGGTTTTACCTAATCCCACTTCATCAGCAAGTAATACTCTTGGTGCGATGCGTTGACCAACTTCTTTGGCAATATGTAATTGATGTGGAATAAGGCTAGCACGTGTACCACGTAAACCACGTAATGGCGATTGAAATTGGGCTTGTTGATGTTGTAATGCCCGATAACGTAGTGCAAAGCGATCACTACGATCAATTTGAGCCGAATAGAGACGATCTTGGGGTTTACTGAAAGTTAATTGATGTGCTAGATCCATCTCTTTCATTACGGCTTCTTCATCGGTATCTAAACGTTTAACAAGATATAATGCACAGTCATTATTTTGCATAACATCAATGACTTTTGCCTGCCAACCTTCGTGATGAGTGATAATATCGTTTTCTTGAAACAACACTCGAGTCATTGGTGCTGCTGCTAACGCATATACCCTTTGCTCATCGGCAGCAGGAAATAAAAAAGTTACAGTACGAGCATCAACTCCAATAACTAAACCAAGTCCTAAATTATTTTCACTTTCGCTAATCCAGCGTTGTCCCACTACAAACGACATAATTTCAATTTCTCTTGTTTCTTTTTCTATGTATTGAATAACTATTTGAATAAAAATGACATAACCTAACTTAATCTTAGGTTAAACAAAAAATAAGTCGGCTATTGTAACGAGATCTCCAACAAAAGAAAAACAGAACCTGTTTATTCTTGATGAATAATAAAAGAAAAATGTGTGATCTCTTTCTAAAAAGCGAGTGAAATAATTTACATTTAAGCTTTTTAATATCAAAATAGTTTCTGAAGGATATTTTATTTTTAGAGGTTACTATAAACATTATGACAGCATTGAAACATGAATTATTCAGTGGTTGGACAAAATTTGAGGCTTGTTGGTTATTACTCTTTTTAGCGTTACAAATTGGAGTATATATTTATCAGCCAGATTCAGTATTAGCTATGATAGCAGGGATTGCAGGTATTATTAATGTGGTCTTTGTGAGTAAAGGTAAAATTAGTAACTATATATTTGGTTTGATTTTTGCCTATTCCTATTTTTATGTTTCTTGGGATAATAAATTTTATGGTGAATTAACCACGACGCTTTATGTTTATATTCCAGCACAATTTATAGGGTATTTTCTATGGAAAGAACATATGCGAAGAGGTAAAGAGGGGCTTGATGAAAATGTTCAAGCAAAAGTATTAACGACTAAATCTTGGATTTTGACTATTTTAGCGATCATTGTAAGTTCAATCGTTTTTATTTCTATTTTAAAAACAACAGATGCTCAATCTGCCAGCCTTGATGGGGTTACAACTGTTTTAGTTGTGGCAGCACAAATATTAATGTTGCTTCGTTATCGAGAACAATGGATTTTATGGATTATTATTAATATTTTATCAATTATTTTATGGGCTGATACGGCAGCAATTTATATTATGTACACTGCTTATTTGTTAAATGCTTTATATGGCTATTACAACTGGACGAAATTATCAAAACAAAACACAGTGGAAGAATAAAATTTAATTAGGAATTATTAGATAATTCCTAATTTTTTATTTAGTGTGGTGTTTTTACTAATAAAGGTAAATATCAGTCGAAGATAAAAATAATGGCAAAATATATCATTTAAAATAGTTTCACATACCCTCCCTCGACTTGTTTAATGACCCCTTGTAACTCAAGTTCTAGCAGTGCGGGTAATAACTCTGGGATTGTAATTTTAAGATTTGTAGCAAGGTCATCTGGCGGTATTGGCGTGGTGCTAAGATGTTGATAAAGCGTGAGATATTCGGGTGGTATTTGTGGTTCTATGGGTGGTGATGAGGGAGCTTTTGGGCTATTAAGATTGGAAATAGGGGCTGTTTTTAGGTCTTCCAGAGATGATGGACGGAGAGTATCAGTAAAATTTTGTTCAAGTAGCGATTGATGAAGATAATCGTGTAAAAATTGGGAAGAAAGAATATCTAAAATATCTTTCACATTTTCGACTAACCAAGCTCCTTGTTTAATTAATTGATGGCACCCTTGACTGTGACCATTATATAAAGCCCCGGGAATGGCAAATACCTCTCTATTTTGTTCTAACGCATAACGAGCAGTGATAAGAGAACCACTTTTTTCTGTCGCTTCAACTACTAATGTACCGAGTGTAAGGCCACTGATAATCCGATTACGGCGAGGAAAATTTTCGGCAATAGGTGGTATGTTTGGGAGTAATTCTGAGACTAATGCTCCTCCTTGTTCAATAATTTGTTGGGCTAGTTTTTGATGCCGATATGGGTAGATTCGGTTTAATCCATTGCCTAATACAGCAATGGTAACGCCCTGAGCTTGTAAAGTGGCTTGATGACTAAGGCTATCAATACCAATGGCTAAACCACTGGTAATGGTTAAGTTATGCTGAGTTAGTTCCGTGGCAAATTGAATGGCAAGTTGTTCACCATAACGAGAACAGTGGCGACTGCCCACCATTGCAATCTGGGCGGTATTCAGACTCTCAAGATTTCCTTTGATATAAAGAAGGGGCGGTGGTGCTGGAATTTGTTTTAATAAAGGGGGATAAATAGGATCAAAAATCGTCAGAATATGTTGTTGCGGTTGTTGTTGCCATTCTAATGTTTTGTCAATGATCGCTTGCTTAGGCTTCAGCCAAGCGTGAATTTGATTTTCTTTCCAACCTATTTGTTGTAATTCTTTGGCTGAATAGCAAGATAATTCTGATAATGAGATTTGTGCTAAAAGTTGTTGGATTTTTACCACGCCTATTTGTGGTACTAGACTAAGGCGTAACAGTTCCGCTAAATCGTACATATTGTATTCTCTGGTTTTGTGTGTGAACAGATAAATTAATCTGCTTTGTTTGATCTGACGAGATAATGAAATCTATTTTGGAAGGAAGATCGCAAAAGCTATTTATTACTATCTAGA is part of the Mergibacter septicus genome and encodes:
- the pnuC gene encoding nicotinamide riboside transporter PnuC, which produces MTALKHELFSGWTKFEACWLLLFLALQIGVYIYQPDSVLAMIAGIAGIINVVFVSKGKISNYIFGLIFAYSYFYVSWDNKFYGELTTTLYVYIPAQFIGYFLWKEHMRRGKEGLDENVQAKVLTTKSWILTILAIIVSSIVFISILKTTDAQSASLDGVTTVLVVAAQILMLLRYREQWILWIIINILSIILWADTAAIYIMYTAYLLNALYGYYNWTKLSKQNTVEE
- the dprA gene encoding DNA-processing protein DprA encodes the protein MYDLAELLRLSLVPQIGVVKIQQLLAQISLSELSCYSAKELQQIGWKENQIHAWLKPKQAIIDKTLEWQQQPQQHILTIFDPIYPPLLKQIPAPPPLLYIKGNLESLNTAQIAMVGSRHCSRYGEQLAIQFATELTQHNLTITSGLAIGIDSLSHQATLQAQGVTIAVLGNGLNRIYPYRHQKLAQQIIEQGGALVSELLPNIPPIAENFPRRNRIISGLTLGTLVVEATEKSGSLITARYALEQNREVFAIPGALYNGHSQGCHQLIKQGAWLVENVKDILDILSSQFLHDYLHQSLLEQNFTDTLRPSSLEDLKTAPISNLNSPKAPSSPPIEPQIPPEYLTLYQHLSTTPIPPDDLATNLKITIPELLPALLELELQGVIKQVEGGYVKLF